The following coding sequences lie in one Streptococcus suis genomic window:
- a CDS encoding glycosyltransferase family 2 protein — MKFSVIIPAYNVADYLEECVYSVLNQTYEEFEILLVDDGSTDGITSNICDKLAAKDDRVKVFHQTNGGQSIARNTGIKNASGDYILFLDGDDFWTDVYFLDEINEELNSHEEVVDAVIYPFSYWYGNADIRVRDFPQKLPRHEVITDSVLLVETGALIAPVWNKCVHRELFADSLMFPDGLMYEDGIWCADLLKIITCCCVIENSNYMYRQNRDGSFTNKITQKKVYHAFRGIEENLKNFKQLSNEKQEALLIYLSNSYISILPFVFPYLNNSDIKMFVKKFRYLLKYSQRVELVSFRISGLMTRVLGIYVSTFIQNKLLKIYKSR, encoded by the coding sequence GTGAAGTTTTCCGTTATTATCCCAGCGTACAATGTTGCTGATTATCTGGAAGAATGTGTGTATAGTGTACTGAATCAGACTTATGAAGAATTTGAAATATTGTTGGTAGATGACGGTTCTACAGATGGTATAACCTCCAATATATGCGATAAATTAGCAGCTAAAGATGATAGGGTGAAGGTATTTCACCAAACTAATGGTGGGCAATCAATTGCGAGAAATACAGGAATAAAAAATGCTAGTGGTGATTATATTTTATTTCTAGATGGTGATGATTTTTGGACTGATGTGTATTTTTTAGATGAAATCAATGAAGAACTAAATTCTCACGAGGAAGTGGTAGATGCAGTAATTTATCCATTTTCATACTGGTATGGTAATGCTGATATAAGAGTTCGTGATTTCCCTCAAAAATTACCTAGACATGAAGTTATTACTGATTCTGTTCTACTTGTAGAAACAGGCGCATTGATTGCTCCTGTTTGGAACAAGTGTGTCCACAGAGAACTATTTGCAGATTCTTTGATGTTTCCGGATGGGTTAATGTACGAAGATGGTATTTGGTGTGCAGACCTATTAAAAATAATAACTTGTTGTTGTGTCATTGAAAATTCTAATTATATGTATAGACAAAATAGAGATGGAAGTTTTACTAACAAAATTACACAAAAAAAAGTCTATCATGCCTTTAGAGGAATTGAAGAAAATTTAAAGAATTTTAAACAACTATCGAATGAGAAACAAGAAGCACTTTTGATTTATTTATCAAATTCTTATATTTCCATCTTGCCATTTGTATTTCCATATCTGAATAATTCTGATATAAAAATGTTTGTGAAAAAATTTAGATATTTGCTAAAATATTCACAGAGGGTAGAACTTGTTTCGTTTAGAATCTCAGGTTTAATGACCAGAGTTCTGGGGATATATGTATCAACATTTATTCAAAACAAACTTTTGAAAATTTATAAAAGTAGATAA
- a CDS encoding glycosyltransferase family 8 protein, protein MNILFTLNDAFVPQVAACMGSIMRTLNEDDTCHFYLFSDGISQQNKEKLNQFVTDGGNKLTIVELENLESYFDFEVDTNGWASVVLARLLVDKLLPEEVDRIIYLDGDTLVLENIRELWEVDLEGKVLGMCPEPTASSERREGLNLGTYTYHNAGVLLIDLKRWRSKSIGTIIFDYYKEKNGELFANDQDALNGALKEEIKTLSITYNYFNIFDVYPYRTLEKLSRPSTFISKEEFVKIRKQPRIVHFLGEERPWRIGNKHRFREDYVSALNQTPWRGTQFESGWQFYFFCFNLFNMIMKPFPMLRYKIITVLIPVFMKYRKIRLQKGV, encoded by the coding sequence GTGAATATATTATTTACATTGAATGATGCTTTTGTCCCGCAAGTTGCAGCTTGTATGGGCTCAATCATGCGAACATTAAACGAAGACGATACATGCCATTTTTATCTTTTCTCAGATGGTATAAGTCAACAGAATAAAGAAAAACTTAATCAATTTGTTACCGACGGAGGAAATAAATTGACAATCGTTGAATTGGAAAACTTGGAATCATATTTTGATTTTGAAGTTGACACAAATGGTTGGGCTTCGGTTGTACTTGCAAGATTACTTGTAGATAAATTACTGCCCGAAGAAGTTGATAGAATCATCTATTTAGATGGAGATACTTTAGTTTTAGAAAATATTCGGGAGCTATGGGAAGTAGATTTGGAGGGGAAAGTCCTTGGAATGTGCCCAGAACCGACAGCTTCGTCTGAGAGAAGAGAAGGCTTAAATTTGGGTACGTATACATATCATAATGCGGGAGTTCTTCTAATCGATTTGAAACGGTGGCGTTCAAAAAGTATAGGAACAATTATTTTTGATTATTATAAAGAAAAAAATGGAGAGCTTTTTGCTAATGATCAAGATGCACTGAATGGAGCATTGAAAGAAGAGATAAAAACACTCTCAATCACTTATAATTATTTTAATATTTTTGATGTTTATCCATATCGTACGTTGGAAAAATTAAGTAGGCCTTCAACGTTTATTTCAAAAGAAGAATTTGTAAAAATTCGTAAGCAACCACGTATTGTTCATTTTTTAGGTGAAGAACGTCCATGGAGAATCGGAAATAAACATCGATTTAGAGAAGACTATGTTTCTGCATTAAATCAGACGCCATGGAGAGGTACTCAATTTGAGAGTGGTTGGCAGTTTTACTTTTTCTGCTTTAATCTTTTTAACATGATTATGAAGCCTTTTCCTATGTTGCGCTATAAAATTATTACAGTCTTAATTCCTGTATTCATGAAATATAGGAAAATTAGATTACAAAAAGGAGTCTAG
- a CDS encoding exopolysaccharide biosynthesis protein, protein MKSKIVSPKTIFIWNLLGSISSAAISIFLLLLVTRLLTELEADIFSFAYAVANLFVIIASFQVRDYQATDVSKKFSFSQYLATRLITITIMLLLALSYIFLSKYEFQKSVCIFLICLYRGSDALSDVFQGLFQQNSRLDIAGKSLFLRNSIVILTFGIGLFMTNNLLLSLIYLVISSYLFVFFFDVPNLVQFTRIIKEEINLKAIKNILSECLPLFINAFLLVTIYNQPKYALNTFFERGVIGTGVQRDFNILFMPVFSMNILLILFRPMITQLAIYRRAGNYNQFKQYQKRIVKMVVGLAVLVLVGGIVLGIPALNILYGTNLNKYWLSFIITMLGGIASTFATICDNILTVLRKQKYLVISFAISCLLSILISNPLVEYYGILGAAIAFVSSMWTWFLISFVIYLKLQKHLNWEVQE, encoded by the coding sequence GTGAAGAGCAAAATAGTATCACCAAAAACAATATTTATTTGGAATTTATTAGGGAGTATTTCTTCAGCAGCAATATCAATATTTTTATTGTTACTAGTAACACGTTTGTTGACGGAATTAGAGGCTGATATTTTTAGTTTTGCTTATGCAGTAGCAAATCTTTTTGTAATAATTGCTAGTTTTCAGGTAAGAGATTATCAAGCTACTGATGTTTCGAAAAAGTTTTCGTTTAGCCAGTATCTTGCAACAAGGCTTATAACAATCACTATTATGCTATTACTTGCCTTAAGCTATATTTTTCTGTCTAAATATGAATTTCAAAAATCTGTTTGTATTTTCCTAATCTGTTTGTATCGCGGAAGTGATGCTCTGTCGGACGTTTTTCAAGGATTGTTCCAACAAAATTCTCGGCTAGATATTGCAGGTAAATCACTTTTTTTGAGAAATTCTATTGTGATTTTGACATTTGGAATTGGTTTGTTTATGACTAACAACCTACTACTTTCATTAATCTATTTAGTAATTAGTTCATATTTATTTGTTTTCTTTTTTGATGTTCCGAATTTGGTTCAATTTACGAGGATTATCAAAGAAGAAATTAATTTGAAAGCCATTAAAAATATATTGTCAGAATGCTTACCGTTATTTATTAATGCATTTTTACTTGTTACTATCTATAATCAACCTAAATATGCTCTCAATACTTTTTTTGAGAGAGGTGTTATAGGAACAGGTGTTCAAAGAGATTTTAATATTTTATTTATGCCTGTTTTTTCAATGAATATTTTGTTGATTTTGTTTAGACCCATGATAACTCAGTTGGCTATATATAGAAGAGCTGGGAACTATAATCAATTTAAACAATATCAGAAGCGTATCGTTAAAATGGTTGTCGGATTGGCTGTGTTAGTTTTGGTTGGGGGAATAGTATTGGGGATTCCAGCATTAAATATTCTCTACGGAACGAATCTTAATAAATATTGGCTCAGCTTTATTATAACAATGCTTGGGGGAATTGCGAGTACCTTTGCAACCATTTGTGATAACATACTTACTGTTTTGAGGAAGCAAAAGTATCTCGTAATTTCATTTGCAATTTCTTGTTTATTATCCATATTGATTTCTAATCCACTGGTAGAATATTATGGAATATTGGGGGCAGCTATTGCTTTTGTTAGTTCGATGTGGACTTGGTTTTTAATTTCTTTCGTAATATATCTAAAATTGCAAAAACATTTGAATTGGGAAGTACAAGAATGA
- a CDS encoding rhamnan synthesis protein F, whose protein sequence is MSRLLVYVHYNKYNVVSEYIYYQLKSIRSIYSDIVFVSNSHVSKDIVQYLQSERLIDFFIQRDNIGYDFAAWKEGLNQVTFYQYDSVTLMNDTCFGPLWNLEDYYSRFDSDVDVDFWGMTNHLETKIDSVVVPEHLQSYFMVFKKRILQSQAFVGFWSSVSELTDIQDVIKLYESQLTKILLSEGYSYKCVLDTSIYCKTLKNSNITLEYPEVILKNNVPFIKIKSFTEYPDRIYSLLHLIRMKTKYPVELIERHLRQIIIPGMSFIPQIRVSQTTETVRSSTSVLLHVHIESVSIFEEYIEELCKIADRCQLLITLPEADFSNKCSIVERCLFTYQLRAQIVKVTDELQFFEIVNNYMGDAKYLAHITVKQTNETKYSVEDIIDRYQLRKMFFTSFDAVISNFESQSSLAVVIPDLTTNQRYDRQSLREGNPELIRQLNILYESLVRTKKVDFYKLPYIIGEEVSWYWIKTEHYKKIEDKFRNIDFSKEDRLLLVPILFIYSAWDLSNDYAVVENTENVSPILEKISFSSERELRLIIEEKEFLQIGLRRTLKIISVGIVSVFKMIKKSLLKN, encoded by the coding sequence ATGTCGCGTTTGTTGGTATATGTTCACTATAATAAATATAATGTTGTCAGTGAATATATTTATTATCAATTAAAGTCGATACGAAGTATTTATTCAGACATAGTTTTTGTTTCTAACAGCCATGTTTCAAAAGACATAGTACAATATTTACAGTCGGAACGACTGATTGATTTTTTTATCCAAAGAGATAATATTGGTTATGATTTTGCGGCATGGAAAGAAGGGCTGAATCAAGTAACATTTTATCAATATGATTCGGTAACTCTGATGAATGATACATGTTTCGGCCCCCTCTGGAACCTAGAGGATTATTATAGTCGATTTGACAGTGATGTTGATGTAGATTTTTGGGGGATGACCAATCATTTAGAGACAAAAATAGATAGTGTAGTTGTCCCGGAACATTTACAATCATATTTTATGGTATTTAAGAAACGAATCTTGCAGAGTCAAGCATTTGTTGGTTTTTGGTCATCGGTAAGTGAGTTAACAGATATTCAAGATGTTATAAAATTATATGAGAGCCAATTGACAAAAATACTTTTATCAGAGGGTTATAGCTATAAGTGTGTATTAGATACGTCCATTTATTGTAAAACCCTTAAAAATAGCAACATTACATTAGAATATCCAGAAGTTATTCTTAAAAATAACGTTCCATTCATAAAAATAAAGAGTTTTACCGAATATCCAGACAGAATATACTCTTTATTACATCTTATTAGGATGAAAACGAAATATCCAGTTGAATTAATCGAGAGGCATTTGAGGCAGATAATCATTCCGGGTATGAGTTTTATTCCTCAAATACGGGTTTCGCAAACGACAGAGACCGTTCGTTCTTCGACGTCGGTACTTCTTCATGTTCATATAGAATCAGTGTCTATTTTTGAAGAGTATATTGAAGAGTTATGCAAAATAGCCGATCGGTGCCAGTTACTAATAACATTGCCAGAAGCTGATTTTTCAAATAAGTGTAGTATAGTTGAGAGATGTTTATTCACCTACCAATTGAGAGCACAGATTGTAAAAGTCACAGATGAATTACAATTTTTTGAAATAGTAAACAACTATATGGGAGATGCCAAATATCTTGCTCATATAACTGTCAAACAAACAAATGAAACAAAATATTCTGTAGAGGATATTATTGACAGGTATCAGTTGAGGAAAATGTTTTTTACATCATTTGATGCAGTGATTTCTAATTTTGAATCACAATCTAGCTTGGCTGTAGTTATTCCAGACTTAACAACCAATCAAAGATATGATAGACAAAGTCTTCGAGAGGGCAATCCAGAACTTATTCGTCAATTGAATATACTCTATGAATCACTTGTGAGAACTAAGAAAGTTGATTTTTATAAACTGCCTTATATAATTGGAGAAGAAGTAAGTTGGTATTGGATAAAAACAGAACACTATAAAAAGATTGAGGACAAATTTAGAAACATTGATTTTTCAAAAGAAGATAGATTATTGCTAGTTCCAATATTATTTATTTATAGCGCGTGGGATTTATCAAACGATTATGCAGTGGTCGAGAATACTGAAAATGTGAGTCCAATCTTGGAAAAGATTAGTTTTTCTAGCGAAAGAGAATTGCGTTTAATTATTGAAGAAAAGGAATTTTTACAAATTGGACTGAGAAGGACACTAAAGATAATATCAGTTGGGATTGTAAGTGTGTTTAAGATGATAAAGAAATCTCTATTAAAAAATTAG
- a CDS encoding ABC transporter ATP-binding protein — protein sequence MVKNNNIAVKVEHVSKSFKLPTESSQSLRTTLVNLFKGIKGYVEYNVLQDISFEVEKGDFFGIVGRNGSGKSTLLKILSQIYVPERGTVAVDGKLVSFIELGVGFNPELTGKENVYLNGAMLGFTAEEIDAMYDDIVEFAELSEFMNQKLKNYSSGMQVRLAFSVAIKAQGDILILDEVLAVGDEAFQRKCNDYFLERKKSGKTTILVTHDMGAVKKYCNKALLIEKGYVKALGEPDDVANQYSFDNVLASISEVTENEEPLHQSDIVKDLQINLVSKNQIEPDESIEIEFRYTVLEDIETHVAFTFLDLERHFDVYNDNSMDLKTFGKGEKFFRVKCKLPSINQAKLKMAVSVRNSNKQPLLFAKTSDTPAIFISRKFSTDNIAEEDAATGFIQRNSQWELLD from the coding sequence ATGGTAAAAAATAATAATATTGCTGTAAAAGTAGAACATGTTAGCAAGAGTTTTAAACTTCCAACGGAGAGTAGTCAGAGTCTAAGAACTACTTTAGTCAATTTATTTAAAGGGATTAAAGGCTACGTAGAGTATAATGTTTTGCAGGATATCAGTTTCGAAGTTGAAAAAGGGGACTTTTTTGGAATTGTTGGTCGCAATGGATCTGGTAAGTCAACACTGTTAAAAATTTTATCTCAAATATATGTTCCTGAAAGAGGAACTGTAGCTGTGGATGGTAAATTAGTTTCTTTTATTGAACTTGGTGTTGGTTTTAATCCTGAGCTAACTGGTAAGGAAAATGTATACCTAAATGGTGCGATGTTAGGATTCACTGCAGAAGAAATTGATGCAATGTATGATGATATTGTTGAATTTGCGGAATTAAGTGAATTCATGAATCAAAAGTTGAAAAACTATTCTAGTGGTATGCAGGTACGTTTAGCCTTTTCAGTTGCCATTAAAGCTCAGGGAGATATTCTGATACTTGATGAGGTTCTAGCAGTCGGTGATGAGGCTTTTCAGCGTAAATGTAATGATTACTTCCTAGAGCGTAAAAAAAGTGGAAAAACGACCATTCTTGTCACCCATGATATGGGAGCTGTGAAAAAGTATTGTAATAAAGCCCTTCTTATAGAGAAAGGATACGTCAAGGCATTAGGAGAACCTGATGATGTAGCTAATCAATACAGTTTTGATAATGTGCTTGCCTCAATAAGCGAAGTTACAGAAAACGAAGAACCTCTGCATCAGAGTGATATTGTAAAAGATTTGCAGATTAACCTGGTCTCAAAAAATCAAATTGAACCAGATGAATCAATTGAAATCGAGTTTAGATATACGGTTTTAGAAGATATTGAAACACATGTTGCATTTACATTTTTAGATTTAGAACGTCATTTTGATGTATATAACGATAATTCTATGGATTTAAAAACGTTTGGCAAAGGCGAGAAGTTTTTCCGAGTGAAATGTAAGCTACCTTCAATTAATCAGGCAAAATTAAAAATGGCGGTGTCAGTACGAAATAGTAATAAGCAGCCGTTATTATTTGCCAAGACATCTGACACACCAGCTATTTTTATTAGTAGGAAGTTTAGTACTGATAATATTGCAGAGGAAGACGCAGCAACCGGGTTTATTCAGAGAAATAGCCAATGGGAGCTGCTAGATTAA
- a CDS encoding LPS ABC transporter — protein MNLLNRENQILLKEMVKTDFKLRYQGSLIGHLWSILKPLLLFTIMYLVFVRFLRFDDGTPHYAVSLLLGMVTWNFFTEATNMGMMSIVSRGDLLRKLNFSKEIIVFSSVAGAAINYAINLMVVFVFAAINGVPFTWSVLIIIPLFFELALLATGIAFILSSLFVRFRDIGPIWEVFLQAGLYATPIIYSLTFILQRGQVTFAKSMMLNPVAQIIQDLRHFIVYSGNTTVSELIENPVIVAIPYILPVVVYLLGITVFRKNAKKFAEIL, from the coding sequence ATGAACTTATTGAATAGAGAAAACCAGATTCTTTTGAAAGAAATGGTAAAAACTGATTTTAAACTGCGTTATCAAGGTTCTTTGATTGGTCACCTGTGGTCAATCCTAAAACCATTGTTACTTTTTACAATTATGTATTTAGTCTTTGTACGTTTTTTGCGTTTTGATGATGGAACTCCACATTATGCAGTAAGCTTACTGCTTGGTATGGTTACTTGGAACTTTTTTACTGAAGCAACCAACATGGGAATGATGTCCATTGTTTCTCGTGGAGATTTGTTGCGTAAATTGAATTTTTCGAAAGAAATTATTGTCTTTTCTTCAGTTGCAGGAGCTGCAATTAATTACGCCATTAACTTAATGGTTGTGTTTGTATTTGCTGCTATTAACGGGGTTCCCTTTACTTGGTCCGTTTTAATTATAATCCCATTGTTTTTTGAATTGGCATTACTAGCAACAGGTATAGCTTTCATTCTATCTTCTTTATTTGTAAGATTTAGAGATATTGGTCCAATTTGGGAAGTGTTCTTACAGGCTGGATTGTATGCAACACCAATTATTTATTCATTGACATTTATTTTACAGCGTGGGCAAGTAACATTTGCTAAGTCGATGATGTTGAACCCTGTTGCACAAATTATTCAAGACTTGAGACATTTTATTGTTTATTCTGGGAATACTACAGTTAGTGAATTGATTGAAAATCCTGTTATTGTGGCAATTCCGTATATTCTTCCAGTCGTTGTTTACCTATTGGGTATAACTGTGTTTAGAAAAAATGCCAAAAAGTTTGCGGAGATTTTGTAA
- a CDS encoding glycosyltransferase family 2 protein — MKVNILMSTYNGQQFLAEQIRSIQEQTYTDWTLFIRDDGSSDRTREIIKDFVEQDQRIHFIDVETDENLGVIKSFHRLVHYDTADFYFFSDQDDVWLPNKLEVSLKKAQAYPTNLPLMVYMDLKVVNQNLEVMAESMVKSQSHHANTELVQELTENTATGGVAMINHHLAEMWQVTEDILMHDWYLALLASAFGNLVFIDQPGELYRQHSDNVLGARTLSKRFKKWIRPHILFAVYWDLIKNSQKQARHLLQMPLSQSNRELIEAFVTIMDKPMLERFRILRKYGLRKNKAFHTLVFTTLIITKFAYKE, encoded by the coding sequence ATGAAAGTAAACATACTCATGTCGACCTACAATGGTCAACAGTTCTTAGCTGAGCAAATTCGTTCTATCCAAGAACAGACTTACACAGACTGGACACTATTTATTCGTGATGATGGTTCCAGTGATCGAACTAGAGAGATTATTAAAGATTTTGTTGAACAAGATCAGCGAATTCACTTCATAGATGTTGAGACAGACGAAAATCTCGGTGTCATCAAAAGTTTTCATAGGCTAGTTCATTATGATACTGCTGATTTCTATTTTTTCAGTGACCAAGATGATGTTTGGCTGCCAAATAAACTGGAAGTTAGCCTGAAAAAAGCACAAGCCTATCCAACAAATTTGCCATTGATGGTTTATATGGACCTCAAAGTTGTCAATCAAAATCTAGAGGTTATGGCAGAAAGCATGGTAAAATCTCAATCTCATCATGCCAATACGGAATTGGTGCAAGAGTTGACTGAGAATACTGCGACTGGCGGTGTCGCCATGATTAATCATCATCTTGCTGAAATGTGGCAAGTAACTGAGGATATTTTGATGCATGATTGGTATCTGGCCCTGCTTGCGTCAGCCTTTGGAAATTTGGTATTTATTGATCAACCAGGGGAACTGTACCGCCAGCATTCTGATAATGTTTTAGGGGCTCGAACACTCTCAAAACGCTTTAAAAAATGGATTCGCCCTCATATTTTATTTGCTGTCTATTGGGATTTGATAAAAAATAGTCAAAAACAAGCCCGACACTTACTACAAATGCCTCTATCTCAGTCAAATAGAGAATTAATTGAAGCATTTGTAACCATTATGGATAAACCAATGCTTGAACGATTCAGGATTTTGAGAAAATATGGATTGAGGAAAAATAAGGCTTTCCATACATTGGTATTTACAACACTCATTATTACAAAATTTGCTTATAAGGAATAG
- a CDS encoding glycosyl transferase produces the protein MKHVFIIGSRGLPAKYGGFETFVQQLVSHQQSEKICYHVACLSDTSHRQHSTYLGADCFTINPPKLGPARVIAYDMMAITYALKIIKEQQIERPIFYILGNTIGGFIVPFAKKIHSVGGTLFVNPDGLEWKRAKWAKPVQRYLKFSEKMMVKYADLIIADNEGIEDYIQSEYSATNTRFIAYGTDLSPTKLTKESEQVRQYFTNWNIKEKEFYLIIGRFVPENNYVTAIKEFMASSTKRDLVIVANHEGSAYFQKLKDETGLASDKRIKFVGTVYDQELLKYLRKECRAYIHGHEVGGTNPSLLEALAQTNENLVLGVDFNRKVALEGARYWSKESGSLSQLINQIDENAEAVELGEIAKKHMKDEYTWEKIVHEYEELFLQ, from the coding sequence ATGAAACACGTTTTTATTATCGGTAGTCGTGGACTGCCAGCAAAATATGGTGGCTTTGAGACCTTTGTCCAACAATTGGTCAGTCACCAGCAATCTGAGAAGATTTGTTATCATGTGGCTTGTTTATCGGATACAAGTCATCGCCAACATTCAACCTACCTGGGTGCAGATTGCTTCACCATTAATCCACCAAAACTTGGACCGGCTCGTGTGATTGCTTATGATATGATGGCGATCACTTATGCCCTTAAAATCATTAAGGAACAGCAGATAGAGCGACCAATTTTCTATATCTTGGGAAATACCATAGGTGGCTTCATAGTACCTTTTGCGAAAAAGATTCACTCTGTTGGAGGTACCTTGTTTGTCAATCCAGACGGTTTGGAATGGAAACGGGCCAAGTGGGCCAAGCCAGTCCAAAGGTATCTAAAATTTTCTGAAAAGATGATGGTCAAATATGCTGATTTGATTATTGCTGATAATGAGGGAATTGAGGATTATATTCAATCTGAATACTCGGCTACCAATACACGCTTTATTGCCTATGGTACAGATTTAAGTCCGACTAAGTTAACAAAAGAATCTGAGCAAGTTCGCCAATATTTTACAAATTGGAACATTAAAGAGAAAGAATTTTATCTGATTATCGGTCGTTTTGTACCTGAGAATAACTATGTGACAGCTATTAAGGAATTCATGGCTAGTTCGACCAAGCGTGATTTAGTCATCGTTGCAAACCATGAAGGCTCTGCCTATTTTCAAAAATTAAAAGACGAGACAGGCTTAGCATCAGATAAGCGAATCAAGTTCGTAGGAACAGTGTATGACCAAGAACTGCTTAAGTATCTGCGCAAAGAATGTCGAGCTTATATTCATGGACATGAAGTTGGAGGAACCAATCCTAGTCTCCTAGAAGCGCTGGCGCAAACCAATGAAAATTTGGTTTTAGGTGTCGATTTTAACCGCAAAGTTGCCCTAGAAGGTGCTCGGTATTGGAGTAAGGAGTCAGGTAGCCTTAGTCAATTAATTAACCAAATTGATGAGAATGCTGAAGCGGTGGAATTAGGAGAAATTGCGAAAAAACACATGAAGGATGAATACACCTGGGAAAAAATCGTCCACGAGTACGAGGAATTATTTTTACAATGA